A window from Dioscorea cayenensis subsp. rotundata cultivar TDr96_F1 unplaced genomic scaffold, TDr96_F1_v2_PseudoChromosome.rev07_lg8_w22 25.fasta BLBR01001453.1, whole genome shotgun sequence encodes these proteins:
- the LOC120256455 gene encoding homeobox-leucine zipper protein HAT22-like: protein MDKGYGVCDTGLALGLGYKRKSTSLNQSFISGMSSLEPMLTLGLSGDPYGSPTMSKVFKESTQSPVSSFSNANPRSIKSEEIIGEETGTEKVSPRGSDDDEEVCAKKKLRLTKDQSALLEERFKEHTTLNPKQKQALAKQLNLRPRQVEVWFQNRRARTKLKQTELDCELLKRRCETLNDENQRLQREVQELKALKLKSPLFMQFLKTSPMICPACERITGGDSPKGGPLMVAPPKHLFFNPFTTHSAAC from the exons ATGGACAAAGGTTATGGAGTGTGTGACACTGGCCTTGCTCTTGGGTTAGGTTACAAGAGAAAGAGTACAAGTCTAAACCAATCTTTTATTTCTGGTATGAGCTCTCTTGAGCCTATGCTCACCTTAGGCCTCTCCGGTGACCCCTATGGATCTCCGACGATGAGTAAGGTGTTCAAAGAGTCAACACAAAGCCCTGTCTCATCGTTCTCCAACGCAAACCCAAGAAGTATTAAGAGCGAGGAGATCATCGGAGAAGAGACCGGCACGGAGAAAGTCTCGCCACGGGGAAGCGATGACGATGAAGAAGTTTGTGCTAAGAAGAAGCTTAGGCTTACCAAGGATCAATCTGCCCTTTTGGAAGAAAGGTTCAAAGAACATACTACCCTTAATCCG AAACAAAAGCAAGCCTTGGCAAAACAATTGAATCTTAGGCCAAGACAAGTTGAAGTATGGTTTCAAAACAGGAGAGcaag aaCAAAGCTCAAGCAAACAGAGCTTGATTGTGAGTTGCTCAAAAGGCGATGCGAGACGCTGAACGATGAGAACCAAAGGCTACAAAGAGAAGTACAAGAGCTCAAGGCACTCAAACTCAAGTCTCCTTTGTTCATGCAGTTTTTGAAGACTTCACCGATGATTTGCCCGGCATGCGAGAGGATCACCGGAGGTGATTCCCCTAAGGGTGGTCCTTTGATGGTTGCACCACCAAAGCATCTCTTCTTCAATCCATTCACTACTCATTCAGCTGCATGTTAA